DNA from Gracilinanus agilis isolate LMUSP501 chromosome 3, AgileGrace, whole genome shotgun sequence:
aatacCCTTTGTACAGAGAGTTACAAATGAAACACATTATATTCTAATAAAGATACATTTCTCTCCATACAAGTTTTTGGATTACTTGAAATCTGATACAGGGTCCCCAGGGAAACAACCTCTAAACTAAATGGTCCCTGCAATCTCTTGTAGTTCTTAatctattatattataatgtagTCGTACTTTCAACTCATTATAGAATACTTCTTGAAATCCATGACATATAGTTGTCCGTCATGTCTGAGAATTTCAATGAAAGGAGAGCTCATAAGGCATCCCATCCTACTAatgattttctataatttttcaaagtattgccttaaatttaacagaaaccTCCATCCCTGTAACTTCCACTCAATTTTCTGAATTAAGCctataaagcaaaagaaaccAGCTATACCTACATCTTTTTTTTGAGATAGCTAAAAATCCATGAAGATTTTGATTTTATCTGTaatctgtcttctcttctcctggatAAAATCAGTCAATTCCCcaattcatctgaaaatgagattTTTGAAGTAATGACTCTCCCATCCTAGAAGTTTTAAAGGAAAGTCTGGACAGTAACCTAAAAAGAATGGTTTAAATTTGATTAATGTAGTGAATGAAGAACTGAGCTTGACTAACTCCCAGATTTTCCCATTTCTTAAAAAAAGCCTATAATTCTATGAATAATAATGATCCATCCCTTCAGTTTTAGACTCATAGGAAAATAGAATATTAAGCAGAAGCCCCAATAAGCCAGTCATTTACCATTAACTACTTTCAAAATGTTTACTCTAGGGATAATTTCTTATGTCTCTCCCCAATGTGTGCTGAGGCCTAGACTGAAAGTTCAAGAGTAGATGTTGGTAGCATTCTTTCTTTGCTTGGGCAAACATTGGTTTCAGAATTGGTTCCTCAGAATCATCCAAGTATATTCAAGAAAGTACTATATTTGAATTTACATTCATATTAGAAATATCAttaaccatttttctttctcctaatttgAATAAATAGCTTTCAtatgataattattataaattaaatatctcCTCACAAGTGATTCATAGAGCATGGCATTGTTTCCAGACATGATAACATATGCTTATAATCACACATACCAGAGTAACAGCCTGATGAATTTATTGAACTTAGGTGTTCTGAGCTGTGGTGGGCAAAGCCAATTGAATGTCTGCACTAAGACAAGAGTCAATATATTGAGATACCAGGAGTGAAGGATCAGACAAGTTTCCCAAAAAGGATATCAACTGATTCAAGTCAAGGTGAAACAAGTTAATTTTCCTGTACTAATAAGTAGAGGAGTTGTGCCCATGAGTAGACTGCAGTTCAAGTGTGGATAATATTGGGAGATccaggcttaaaaataaataagcaaataagacATAGctaagtaatcctcacaacacaTGGCATTAAAGCTAAGTAATCTTCACAACACATGGCATTATTATGTACAATAATTTTGGTGAATATACTATAGAAGCAAAATCAAAAAGAGCAAACAATCTATAGGAACAGGTCTTCTAAAGGGTTTGTTTCTGACAAAGTTGACAATAGAAAAGTTATGTCATATGTGTACTCAACTATGATAAGGATCCTCAGGTCATAAGGTACATAAAGTAAAATCACCTACATAATCAAACCATTAACCTCTACACATGTAGAAAGAAACATCCTGAAGTATCCTTTGGGTGGGGGTAAACTATGCTTAAATGATAacctggtgtttttttttaaggtatgaaATTTCATTATTTACTCCTGTCTTCTCAGCCCACCATGTCATCTTTCAATAATACCAGTTCCcagcaattgatttttttgttgacTGGAATTCCTGGCCTTGGAGCCCCTCAAATATGGATCTCCATTCCCATCTGCCTCCTGTATGCCATTGCCCTCTCTGGGAACAGCATGATCTTATTTGTGGTGATCCATGAACAAAGTCTCCATGAGCCCATGTACTATTTCCTCGCCATGCTCTCAGCCACTGATATGGGCCTGTCTATCTGCACTCTCTCCACCACACTGGGAGTTTTCTGGTTCAATAAAAGAGAGATCAACCTTGATGCCTGCATTATCCAAATGTTTTTCCTCCATGGACTGACATTCATGGAGTCTGGCGTGCTCCTAGCCATGGCCTTTGACCGCTTTGTGGCCATCTGTGCCCCACTTCATTATGCCACCATTCTAACAAACACCAAGATAGCTCAAATTGCTATGACCATGGTTGTAAGAGATGTTGCAGTCATGGTTCCAGTAGTGCTTCTGGTCAAAAGACTGTCATTTTGTCAGTCAAAGGTTCTGTCTCACTCTTATTGCTACCATGTGGATGTGATCAAGCTATCATGCAATGACCACAGGATCAACAGCATCATGGGACTTTTTGCCCTTTTTTCAACAACAGGTATTGACTGTCCTTGTATTCTCATCTCTTATGTTATGATCATTCGTTCAGTGCTTAGTATTGCATCCCCTGAGGAGCGACATAAGGCTTTTAATACCTGTGTCTCCCATATTAGTGCAGTTGCTATTTTCTATATTCCCCTTGTCAGCTTGTCTCTTGTGCACCGATATGGTCAGAAGGCACCTCCTTTTATCCACACTATGATGGCCAATGTCTTCCTTCTAATCCCACCTGTTCTCAACCCCATTATCTATAGTGTGAAGACCAAACAGATACGCAAGGctatttttaagcattttataaGGATGGGGGATTAGAAGTGAAGGAGGAATTATAAAAGGGCTATTTTCCTcagagagacaaaagaaagataaaaatgactcATATACAAAAAGTTTTAAAGAATTCATTCCTGACAAAATTCTAAAGTACTGAAGTTTGAGAAATTTTGACCACACCCAAAGTGAGGGACTTAAGGGTTTGCTTAGAGCAAAGAGGGAGTTTTAAATAATAGATTATTTGACTATCACTTATGAATATCGTAAAATCATATTTGATAACAAAGAGTATGTATTGGAGTTACAACTTACGAACCAACTTAGTAAGAACTGATCTTATATTGAGAGACTTAAATATTTCCTTAGGGATGAATAGGCAATATAAATGGAAGAGTTACTATAGTAAGAATTTTTCTGAGGTTTTGAGCCAAGTAGCATGTATTCATTGTATGCATGAAATTTCAGAAGGATAAATAAGATGTCCTTATATGTGTTCTGACCTGACcaccacccccttaccccacacaggggagggagaaagtgttctcattgggctgctgggcagaggaatgGGTGAagagaggaatgtcctcagcaccCATAGAG
Protein-coding regions in this window:
- the LOC123241177 gene encoding olfactory receptor 51F2-like translates to MSSFNNTSSQQLIFLLTGIPGLGAPQIWISIPICLLYAIALSGNSMILFVVIHEQSLHEPMYYFLAMLSATDMGLSICTLSTTLGVFWFNKREINLDACIIQMFFLHGLTFMESGVLLAMAFDRFVAICAPLHYATILTNTKIAQIAMTMVVRDVAVMVPVVLLVKRLSFCQSKVLSHSYCYHVDVIKLSCNDHRINSIMGLFALFSTTGIDCPCILISYVMIIRSVLSIASPEERHKAFNTCVSHISAVAIFYIPLVSLSLVHRYGQKAPPFIHTMMANVFLLIPPVLNPIIYSVKTKQIRKAIFKVHVQKERELALPPYSLIELIFTTSPGTH